The following are from one region of the Salmo salar chromosome ssa27, Ssal_v3.1, whole genome shotgun sequence genome:
- the LOC106588828 gene encoding protein tyrosine phosphatase type IVA 2, with protein sequence MGRLANMNRPAAVEIAYEGMRFLITHNPTNATLNKFTEELKKFEVNTLVRVCDATYDKAPVEKGGIEVVDWPFDDGAPPPTQIVDDWLNLLKTKFRDEPGCCIAVHCVAGLGRAPVLVALALIETGMKYEDAVQFIRQKRRGAFNSKQLLYLEKYRPKMRLRFKDANGHNCCVQ encoded by the exons ATGGG CCGTCTCGCCAACATGAACCGCCCTGCAGCAGTGGAGATTGCCTACGAGGGCATGAGGTTCCTCATCACACACAACCCCACCAACGCCACGCTCAACAAGTTTACCGAG gagCTGAAGAAGTTTGAGGTGAACACGCTGGTGAGAGTGTGTGACGCCACCTACGACAAGGCCCCAGTGGAGAAGGGGGGGATCGAGGTCGTG GACTGGCCCTTTGATGATGGTGCCCCGCCCCCCACCCAGATAGTGGATGACTGGCTGAACCTGCTGAAGACCAAGTTCCGAGACGAGCCTGGCTGCTGCATCGCTGTGCACTGTGTGGCGGGGCTGGGCCG AGCTCCAGTCCTGGTGGCCTTAGCGCTGATTGAGACAGGGATGAAGTATGAGGATGCGGTGCAGTTCATACGACA GAAGAGACGTGGAGCTTTCAACTCCAAACAGCTACTTTACCTGGAGAAATACAGACCCAAGATGCGTCTGCGGTTCAAGGATGCCAACGGCCACAACTGCTGCGtccaatag